GATAGTAAAAGTTGCAACAGATGTAGGTGTTACAGCCTTAAAAGCAGGAGCTACAACATTACAAGCAAATGGAGGCGAAGATAATAAAGATGGGGCTAAGATATTGGCTACAAGTGCTGGTAATCCAGCAGCAGCAGATGTAGCTAAAGCAGCAGCAATACTAGCAACAGTCAGTGGGGAGGAAATATTAGCTTCAATAGTTGCATCACAAGAAGGAGATGTTAAAGCAGTAACAGCAGCTGCAACTGCAAATACAACCTCATTGGAATTTGCTAAAGGAGGTACTGCAGATAATTTAGCAAAAGATACAGCTAAAGCAGCAGCGGTAGCAGGAGGAATAGCATTACGTTCTTTAGTTAAAACAGGTAAATTAGCAGCAGGTGCTGCTGATAATGCTACAGGGGGAGAAAAAGAAGTACAAGGCGTAGGAATAACCGCAGTAAATAAGTTATTAGTAGCAGTAGAGGATATAATTAAAAAGACAGTAAAGAATGTTCTTGAGAAAGCAAAAGGAGAAATAGATAAAGCAAGAGCACCAAAAACAGCAGCTCATCAGTAAAATAGATAGTTAGATTAATTACTTAAAATTAAGATTAGAAGGCAAGCTTATCTCTAAGTCTGCCTTTTTTTTTCGTTGTAATAGAGCTTATGAAGTTAAATTAGATGCTGAATCTAAAACCACTTTCTTAAATTCATTAGTTAAGATAGGTCAAGGATTTCAAGAGGTTTTTGGTTTTTTTGGTAATGCTATTGGTGATGCTTTGGGACTTACAGCTGTTAAATCGGGTGATAAGAGAAGTAAAGTTGGTGAACACTTTGAGAAGATAAAAAAAGGTTTAGGAGATACTAATAATAAGTTAAAAGCGCTATCAGGTGAAATATCTAATGCAAAGAATGCTAATAGTAGCACAATTGAATCTGTTAAGAGTGCAATTAACAGTTCTAGTGATGCTTTTGATAAATTAATCGATTCCTTAACCAATTTGGCTGGTGTAACTAATGATGGTAACCCAATTGGTGATTCTAGTGCTGGTAATGCTGTTGCTGCCGATAAAGATAGCGTTGAAACTGTTATTAAAGAAGTTAGGAATATAATTGGAACTGCCGAAAAGTCTGGAGTAAAGATCGAATCTGGAGATGCTGGTGGTGAAGTGGCTAAAGGTGCTGCTACTGCACCTGCTATTATTAATGCTACTGGAGCAGCTGGACAGGGAGCTGGTCCTAAACTTGCTGAAGAAGTTGCTAAGGCTGATCCATGGGCTATTATTAATAAGATTAAAAATGCTACAATTAATACTGCTCAACTTAATGGGGATAATAATGATGCAGGAGTTTTAGCTACTGGTGCTAATGTGGGTGATGCTAATGGTGCTAAAGCTGCTACTAATGCTGACCTAGCAGCTGCTGTTGCTCTTAAAGCTATGATTAAAGATGGTAAACTTAGTGCTAATGCTGCTGCTAATGATGCTGAAGCAGTTAAAGCTGCTGCTGTAACTGCTGTAAATAAGGTACTGGGAATACTTGACTTGATAATTAGGAAAACAGTAGTAAGCAATCTAGATAAGATAAGAGAAACTGTTAAGGGAATACAGTACTCTGAGATTACTACAGAAACAACCGAAGCTAGTACTACTACTCAACCCACAGCTGCTAAATAAATTATCTAATTAAATAATCTAAATAAAGTCATTTGAGGAAAACTCTTCTTTTCATAAGAACCGTTTTCCTTTTATTTGTATTTTTGCCCCTTTAGGTTAATAAGGAGGCACGTGATAATGAAAAGAATTACTTTATGTGCGTTATTAATGACTTTATTTTTACTTCTTAGTTGTGGCAGTGGTACTACTAGTGCTGAGGATCCTAAAACCACTTTCTTAAACTCTATTGCTAATTTAGGTAAAGGGTTCTTAGATGTTTTTACTTCTCTTTCTGATATGGTTACTGGGGCTTTTGGTATTAATGCTGAGACTAAGAAATCTGATATTGGTAAGTATTTTACTTCTATTGAAAAAACTATGACATCTGTTAAAAAGAAATTAAACATTGTAGTGGCAGAGAATGGTAATTATCCAAAGGTAAAGGAAGTTGTTGATAACTTTATCACTGACACATTAGATAAAATTGCAGAAGGGGCTAAGATTGCTGCTAGTGGTGCTACAACTGATACTGATATTGGTGGTGCTCCTAAAGAAGGTCAAAATGCTGCACCGGCTGATACTTCAAGTGTCAACGCTCTTGTTAAAGGTATTGGACAAATAGTTGAGATCGTGCTAAAAAAAGATGAGGGTAAAGCAGATGCTACTAAGACTGGTGACACAGAGAAAAAATCAATTGGTAAGTTGTTTGGTACTAAAGACGCTGATGGTGCAGAAGCACATGCTGCTGCAGCTAGTGCTTCTATTGGGGCTGTAACTGGTGCTGACATCTTGAAAGCTATTGCTAGATCTGGAGAGACTGCTGATAATAGTAAAAATATTGAAGAAGCAAAAGACGCTGCAAGTATTGCTTCAGCTAAGAAGGAAGATGATAAAAAAGAGATTAAAGAGGCAGCAAGGAAGGATGCTGTTATTGCTGCTGGTATTGCACTGAGGGCAATGGCTAAGGATGGTAAGTTTGCGGCTAATCAAAATGCTAAAGATGCTGATGCAGTCAATGGTGTTGCTGCTAATGCTGTTGGTAAAACTTTAAGTACTCTTATTATTGCTATTAGAAATACTGTTGATAGTGGGTTAAGGTCAATTAGTGATGCTCTTGCTACAGTTACACAAGAAGATAAGTCTGCAGAAATTACTACACCTGCAGACTCAACAGCTAGTGGACAATAATAAATTATTATCAATAAAATATACATAACTAAATAAAGTCATTTGAGGAAAACTATTTCTCTATTTATGAGAACCGTTTTCCTTTTTTACTATCTGTAATCATACTCAGGTCCTAAATCATAGTGATAGCAATCCTTTAACAACAGATTGATTGTAAGACTACATTTGAGTTTTTTTATAAGATAAAAAAATAGACTAAACATTTATGTTATGGTTAGGTACCCTCTTAAATTACATATTACTAACATACGGTTCCTATAATACTTAAGATATTATATAATAATTACATAAGGAGATTTTATGCAAGATTCATCGCTACATTCTGTTGAGAGTACACAAATTTTTAATGGGCATGTTACAGAGGAGATTATATATCAAGAATTTGTAAAGATGGGTATGCAAGATTTTATTGCGAATGATCTCTCTAAAAGATATTACCGTAATGAACTGACTTATAGGGATATTGAATATTTAGAGAGTAATTTTAATCTTAAGCTTGAGATGTTAGAGCGTAGTTTAAAATCTGAAGTTATTTTTGTGAAAACCGAACTTGATAACAAAATAGACTCTGTTGAGAATAACTTAAATGCGAAAATTGACACTAAATTTAATGAACTTGATAACAAGATTGATACTAAATTCAATGAACTTGATAATAAGATAGATAATGTTAGAAATGAGGTTTCTCTTGTTAGAAAAGATATGGAAATTAATAGGATGGAGCTTGATAATAAACTTGATAAAACCGCATCAGAATTTAAAAGTACATCAAGATTACATAATTGGATGTTTGGAACCCTTATTACTCTTAATATAGGAATATTTTTAGCATTAATGTCATTATTAGTAAAGTAAATTTATTTACCTACCCCCTTATTTAATTGATTTTCTGTCAATTATTTTTTTACAAAACACTAAATTGTAAAATACAATTTAACTTCATTAATCGTTGAATCACACACAGCCTCTGCGATGTTAAAGTACTTATTCTTTTAGCTTTTGTTTTGTGCTTATCAAAGCTTGTTATCCATCTTGCCCCTTTTTGAGGTAAAAAGGAGGCACGTGATAATGAAAAGAATTACTTTATGTGCGTTATTTTTGACTTTATTTTTGCTTATTTCTTGTAATACTTCAGGAAAGAATCTTACAGATGATGAAGTGGCTAAATCTGATGGCACTGTTATTGATTTAGCTAAAATAACTAAGAACATCAAAGACTCTGTTGCTTTTGCTAAGAGTGTTAAAGAAATTCATACTTTAGTTAAGTCCATTGATGAACTTGCTAAAGCTATTGACCAAAAAGTTGATAACGCAACTCATCAACTTGTGGATGGTGCTGGTGAAAAAAATCATAATGGATCTTTAATTGCGGGAGCATTTCAAGTAATATCAACCGTAAAAGTTGCATTAATAGCATTAGAAACAGAAGTTGGAATCCCTGATACACTTAAGAAAAAGCTTGGTGAAGCTAAGGCTAAAAGTAATGAATTTTTAAATAAGTTAGAGGAGTCAAAAGATCAGGCTGATGCAGCAAAAGCTATAGATATAATTAAGGGTGATGGCAGTAAAGGTGGTAATGAACTTAAGGCTCTCAACCAATTAGTTGGCGAGTTGTTAAAGACCGCTGAGGATGCAGTAGAATCTGCAATTAAGGAGCTTACAACTTCTGTTAAACCCTCTAACTAAAGATAAATTATTATTATAAGATTAGTTTTAATTAATGATAATTTTCTTATAAAATAAAGTCTATAAATAATAAGCTAAGAGTTTTCTTCTCTTAGCTTTTTTTGTTTCTTTTATTCTTCCTTTACTTCCTTTAGCATTGATTTTATCTTGTTTTATCATTTAGTGATAATTTATATTGCTTATTTTTACTTCTTAGCTGTGGCAGTGGACAACAATCTGTTGATGCTGCTAATGGTGGCGGGGCAGCTACAGGAGGGAGAACTTTAAGTTCAGTTCTAATGGATGTAGGACGAAGTGCTGAGAATGCTTTTTATTCATTTTTAGAATTACTCTCTGGTACATTAGGTTTAAGAGTAACTAAGGATACAACTAAGCAACAGGTAGGAAATTATTTTAACAGTCTAGGTGATAAGCTTGGACAAGCATCAGACGAATTAGAAGAGGTAGCAAAAAAATCAAAAACAGAGCTTGATAAAGGTGATCTAAACAAGGTAATTAAGGAAGCTGTTGATGAGGCTAAGACTACTTTAAACACATTGAAAACACATCTAGAGTCTTTAGGTCAAGTAGGCAATGAAGATGTAGTAGGTGAGGTACCAAGTGCTAACAAACAGGGAGCCTCAGTGAGTATAAATGAATTAAAAGCAGCATATAAAGCGTTAAAAGGAATAGTGGACACAGCAGATAAAGTAGGTGTTGGAGAGCTAAAAGAGGGTAATGTTCAAATGAATGCAGGAATAATAGGAGTAGATAATCCAGAACACGGAGCTAAGGTCTTAACAACAGGTGCTGCCGGAGCAGCTGTGGGAGATAAAGCAGCATTAATAGTAGCAGCAGTAAGTGGTGAGGAAATATTAGCATCAATAGTTAAGTCACAGGAAGGAGATGCGGATAAAACAATAGGAAATAATGCAGATGTCAACACAAGTGCATTAGAATTTGCAAAAGGAGGAAATAATTCAGCTCATTTGGCCCAAGGTGCAGTAAAGCCGAGTGCAGTGAGTGGAGGAATCGCATTACGTTCATTAGTTAAAGGTGGTAAATTAGCTTCACATAATGCAAATAATGACGAAAAAGCAGTACAAGCGGTAGGAGTTACTGCTGCAAATAAACTATTAGTAGCAGTAGAGGATATAATTAAGAAAACGGTAAGGAATGTTCTTGAGAAAGCAAAAACAAAAATAGATGAGGCAAGAGCTCCAAAAGAAGCAGCTCAGCAATAAAATAGATAATTAAATTATTAAGTAATTAGAGTAGAAGGCAATCTTAGAGATAACTTTAGGATGCCTTCTATATTATTTGTAATTAAACTTAAGAATTTAAATTGGCTGCTGAAAGTAAGAATACTTTCTTAGATTCATTAGTTAAGATAGGTCAAGGATTTCAAGAGATTTTTGGTATTTTTGGTAATACTATTGGGGATGCTTTGGGACTTACAGCAGTTAAATCAGGTGACAAGAAAAGTATAGTTGGTGAACACTTTAAGATTATAGGTGATGGACTTACAACTACTAAGAATAAGTTAAAAGAGTTATCAGGTGAAATATCTGGA
This genomic stretch from Borrelia puertoricensis harbors:
- the bdr gene encoding Bdr family repetitive protein; this encodes MQDSSLHSVESTQIFNGHVTEEIIYQEFVKMGMQDFIANDLSKRYYRNELTYRDIEYLESNFNLKLEMLERSLKSEVIFVKTELDNKIDSVENNLNAKIDTKFNELDNKIDTKFNELDNKIDNVRNEVSLVRKDMEINRMELDNKLDKTASEFKSTSRLHNWMFGTLITLNIGIFLALMSLLVK
- a CDS encoding Vsp/OspC family lipoprotein, whose translation is MKRITLCALFLTLFLLISCNTSGKNLTDDEVAKSDGTVIDLAKITKNIKDSVAFAKSVKEIHTLVKSIDELAKAIDQKVDNATHQLVDGAGEKNHNGSLIAGAFQVISTVKVALIALETEVGIPDTLKKKLGEAKAKSNEFLNKLEESKDQADAAKAIDIIKGDGSKGGNELKALNQLVGELLKTAEDAVESAIKELTTSVKPSN
- a CDS encoding variable large family protein; this encodes MKRITLCALLITLFLFLSCGSGHQSAMGGGAATGGSSLSSVLMDIGRSAENAFYSFLELLSDTLGFTAKSTTKKNDVGSYFNGLGEKLGVASEELEQVAVKATAGVDTSDASKDPIRVAIETAKATLITLKTHLESLKDIGDGNIVGHAHNAQGAGTKADDAESNKFLKALQEIVKVATDVGVTALKAGATTLQANGGEDNKDGAKILATSAGNPAAADVAKAAAILATVSGEEILASIVASQEGDVKAVTAAATANTTSLEFAKGGTADNLAKDTAKAAAVAGGIALRSLVKTGKLAAGAADNATGGEKEVQGVGITAVNKLLVAVEDIIKKTVKNVLEKAKGEIDKARAPKTAAHQ
- a CDS encoding variable large family protein; its protein translation is MKRITLCALLMTLFLLLSCGSGTTSAEDPKTTFLNSIANLGKGFLDVFTSLSDMVTGAFGINAETKKSDIGKYFTSIEKTMTSVKKKLNIVVAENGNYPKVKEVVDNFITDTLDKIAEGAKIAASGATTDTDIGGAPKEGQNAAPADTSSVNALVKGIGQIVEIVLKKDEGKADATKTGDTEKKSIGKLFGTKDADGAEAHAAAASASIGAVTGADILKAIARSGETADNSKNIEEAKDAASIASAKKEDDKKEIKEAARKDAVIAAGIALRAMAKDGKFAANQNAKDADAVNGVAANAVGKTLSTLIIAIRNTVDSGLRSISDALATVTQEDKSAEITTPADSTASGQ
- a CDS encoding variable large family protein; the encoded protein is MSKSAFFFRCNRAYEVKLDAESKTTFLNSLVKIGQGFQEVFGFFGNAIGDALGLTAVKSGDKRSKVGEHFEKIKKGLGDTNNKLKALSGEISNAKNANSSTIESVKSAINSSSDAFDKLIDSLTNLAGVTNDGNPIGDSSAGNAVAADKDSVETVIKEVRNIIGTAEKSGVKIESGDAGGEVAKGAATAPAIINATGAAGQGAGPKLAEEVAKADPWAIINKIKNATINTAQLNGDNNDAGVLATGANVGDANGAKAATNADLAAAVALKAMIKDGKLSANAAANDAEAVKAAAVTAVNKVLGILDLIIRKTVVSNLDKIRETVKGIQYSEITTETTEASTTTQPTAAK